A segment of the Methanolinea mesophila genome:
GGATCGCATCCTTCCTGCCGGAGAGCAGCATGACTTTATAGCACCCCTGTTGCCGGGCGATGTCCAGGCCCCTCTGCAACAACCTGGTCCCAATCCCCCTCCTCCGGTACTCCGGGCGGGTGACGACGTTCTCTATCAGGGCATACGGAGTCGCATCCCGGGTCAGGTTCAAAACGATCACCAGCACGCAGGACGCGACGATGGTTCCGTCGACCTCGGCCACGAGGTAGTGCTGACCCGGGTCTGCCATGATCCGGTCCCATATCCCGGT
Coding sequences within it:
- a CDS encoding GNAT family N-acetyltransferase translates to MTEKIREIKQQELGELLSLYRYLNPDDPELHPDTRITGIWDRIMADPGQHYLVAEVDGTIVASCVLVIVLNLTRDATPYALIENVVTRPEYRRRGIGTRLLQRGLDIARQQGCYKVMLLSGRKDAIPFYEHAGFERESKTGFIARFDGR